One stretch of Anguilla anguilla isolate fAngAng1 chromosome 5, fAngAng1.pri, whole genome shotgun sequence DNA includes these proteins:
- the LOC118228194 gene encoding lymphocyte antigen 75-like: protein MPCVVTETAFTFLFIAGLCEGATILLREHFYVSVFKNWYEALQHCRAQYTGLSNVLTEDDVERVINSVPGRATTSAWIGLKQDSDRQWRWSGGKALDINFNRWASGEPGSDYSNDCVYARDGLWYNKRCDDHIPFYCCKPCNGELTVVQEKMTWEDALVYCRSNNTNLSSLPSNYTAEKVISSTVATTDFVWTGLRFLMGEWFWVDGEAIGLEINWKYPQNSACPSATRRCGALSVQEKVFVAMPCDEELNFICYSKL from the coding sequence ATGCCTTGTGTTGTCACGGAGACCGCTTTCACCTTCCTCTTCATCGCGGGGCTGTGTGAAGGGGCCACAATCCTGCTCAGGGAGCATTTTTATGTGAGTGTTTTTAAGAATTGGTATGAAGCGTTGCAGCACTGCCGAGCGCAGTACACTGGCCTTTCTAATGTGCTGACCGAGGATGACGTGGAACGGGTTATAAACTCTGTTCCTGGTCGTGCCACAACCTCGGCTTGGATTGGTCTGAAGCAAGACAGCGATAGACAGTGGAGATGGTCAGGAGGCAAAGCATTAGACATAAACTTCAACAGATGGGCATCTGGCGAGCCAGGTTCTGACTACTCGAATGACTGTGTTTATGCAAGGGATGGTCTCTGGTATAACAAAAGATGTGATGATCATATACCATTCTATTGCTGCAAGCCATGCAACGGGGAGTTAACCGTGGTGCAGGAGAAGATGACCTGGGAAGACGCTCTGGTTTACTGCAGGAGTAACAACACCAACCTCTCCAGCCTGCCCTCAAACTACACTGCTGAGAAGGTTATAAGCAGCACCGTAGCCACGACTGACTTTGTTTGGACAGGCCTGCGTTTCCTGATGGGCGAGTGGTTTTGGGTGGACGGAGAAGCTATCGGGCTCGAGATAAACTGGAAATATCCACAGAATTCCGCGTGTCCGAGCGCTACACGCCGCTGTGGAGCCCTGTCAGTTCAAGAGAAAGTTTTTGTTGCAATGCCTTGTGATGAGGAGCTCAACTTCATCTGCTACTCGAAGTTATAG